The following are encoded together in the Diabrotica undecimpunctata isolate CICGRU chromosome 7, icDiaUnde3, whole genome shotgun sequence genome:
- the LOC140446882 gene encoding alpha-tocopherol transfer protein-like isoform X1: MSSQPFYKTDRQLVWKYFGKNEKTVEKEVNVIRNWLETQKHLPETPFDSMIEYFLTICQFSIERTKQCLDMYYAIRTVMPEYFKQTNPRSCHMTATYDLCTLCPLPTLTNNLERVFFVKFYPRDSELFNLNKIIAAAFINMNEVRLREDLAVTDKFIADFEGIKLSYIPKFTQIDFRKMAFMFEELWNKQLKEIHYFNVPKYAEKLIYLCRTFLNKDLREKIFVHNSLEEVYKVIPREILPKDYGGDEKCLKELNREWLHKLNEYGNRFENLENIKVDDSLRVPYGKNCDILGYYGNYMKTETE, from the exons atgTCATCTCAGCCATTCTATAAAACCGATCGTCAGTTAGTGTGGAAATATTTTGGCAAAAATGAAAAAACTGTTGAAAAAGAAGTAAATGTTATAAGGAACTGGTTGGAAACCCAAAAACATTTACCAGAAACACCAT TTGATTCTATGATCGAATATTTCCTGACGATATGTCAGTTCAGCATAGAAAGGACGAAGCAGTGTTTGGATATGTATTACGCTATTAGAACAGTTATGCCAGAATATTTCAAACAAACGAATCCCAGATCATGCCACATGACTGCAACTTATGATCTATG CACATTATGTCCATTGCCTACTCTTACAAATAATCTTGAACGAGTCTTTTTTGTCAAGTTTTATCCCAGAGACTCTGAACTGTTtaacctaaataaaataatagCAGCAGCTTTTATTAATATGAATGAAGTACGCTTGCGTGAAGATTTAGCAGTAACGGATAAGTTTATTGCGGATTTTGAAGGTATAAAACTTTCTTATATCCCTAAATTCACACAAattgattttagaaaaatggCCTTCATGTTTGAA gAGCTGTGgaataaacaattaaaagaaaTTCACTATTTTAATGTGCCCAAATATGCGGAAAAGTTAATTTATCTCTGTAGAACATTTTTGAACAAGGATTTACGTGAAAAG ATTTTTGTCCATAATTCTTTAGAAGAAGTTTATAAAGTCATTCCAAGGGAAATATTACCAAAAGATTATGGCGGCGatgaaaaatgtttaaaagaaCTTAATA gggAATGGTTACATAAACTTAATGAATATGGAAACAGATTTGAGAACCTTGAAAATATTAAAGTTGACGACTCACTAAGAGTACCGTACGgaaagaattgtgatattttgggATATTATGGAAACTACATGAAAACTGAGACtgaataa
- the LOC140446882 gene encoding alpha-tocopherol transfer protein-like isoform X2 encodes MIEYFLTICQFSIERTKQCLDMYYAIRTVMPEYFKQTNPRSCHMTATYDLCTLCPLPTLTNNLERVFFVKFYPRDSELFNLNKIIAAAFINMNEVRLREDLAVTDKFIADFEGIKLSYIPKFTQIDFRKMAFMFEELWNKQLKEIHYFNVPKYAEKLIYLCRTFLNKDLREKIFVHNSLEEVYKVIPREILPKDYGGDEKCLKELNREWLHKLNEYGNRFENLENIKVDDSLRVPYGKNCDILGYYGNYMKTETE; translated from the exons ATGATCGAATATTTCCTGACGATATGTCAGTTCAGCATAGAAAGGACGAAGCAGTGTTTGGATATGTATTACGCTATTAGAACAGTTATGCCAGAATATTTCAAACAAACGAATCCCAGATCATGCCACATGACTGCAACTTATGATCTATG CACATTATGTCCATTGCCTACTCTTACAAATAATCTTGAACGAGTCTTTTTTGTCAAGTTTTATCCCAGAGACTCTGAACTGTTtaacctaaataaaataatagCAGCAGCTTTTATTAATATGAATGAAGTACGCTTGCGTGAAGATTTAGCAGTAACGGATAAGTTTATTGCGGATTTTGAAGGTATAAAACTTTCTTATATCCCTAAATTCACACAAattgattttagaaaaatggCCTTCATGTTTGAA gAGCTGTGgaataaacaattaaaagaaaTTCACTATTTTAATGTGCCCAAATATGCGGAAAAGTTAATTTATCTCTGTAGAACATTTTTGAACAAGGATTTACGTGAAAAG ATTTTTGTCCATAATTCTTTAGAAGAAGTTTATAAAGTCATTCCAAGGGAAATATTACCAAAAGATTATGGCGGCGatgaaaaatgtttaaaagaaCTTAATA gggAATGGTTACATAAACTTAATGAATATGGAAACAGATTTGAGAACCTTGAAAATATTAAAGTTGACGACTCACTAAGAGTACCGTACGgaaagaattgtgatattttgggATATTATGGAAACTACATGAAAACTGAGACtgaataa